ATCTTTTGAAAGAGTGGTTGGTGTTGTGGTGTTACCAAAACCATTTGAAGTGGGAGATGAACTGACAGCCAAATTATCTTTAAAGAGACATGTCATTACTGACAAATACAAATCAGATATTTCAAATTTGTATTCCAACAACTAAATTTAAATTTAGTTGGCTTTGAGTGACTAGTGGAGGTATTAATTTCCTCCACTAATCCTTGTGATGTTGATACTAAAACTTCTTTCTGATTCTTTTCCACTAAAGTCTTTCGTTTGGACTTTGATGATATTTTCTCCAGCTTTTAAATTCAGAATTCCAACCAAATAACGATCTTTGAAAAACAAATCATCAAAACTATGTCCCTCTTTTGTTTTCCATTTTCCGTCTTCAAATCGTAAGGATCCAAAGTTAGCTTGTTTGTAAGCCTCTCCGTTAAAAAGGAACTTCACTTCTTTGATACCTCGCCTTTGGCTATTTTTGATACCACCATCGATGATACTTACCGTGAGAGGAAAAGCCTTGGAAACATTGATATTATCTCCATCGTTTAAGTTTGTAAAGTTTTCACCTACATGGATGAAAAGGTTTGCAATCTGAGGTGGCATAGTGTCTTCCACGGGAGGTAAGTAGGCTAATGGATCTAATAGGGTTTTTCCATAATCCTTTCCTAAAACAAAATGTAGGTGACCACCAGTGGAGTGACCTGTATTTCCAGCGATTCCAATCGTGTCCCCGGCAGAGATTTGTTTACCCGCACGAACGGTTTCATTTCTAGAGCCACCTAAGTGATAATAACCGCTCACATAACCGTTTTTATGTGCTACCCAGACAATATTTCCGGAACCACGTTCCTCTTCAAATGGATCGTCTTCCGCATAACGAGAGTATAGAATGAATCCTTTACTCATACTTTTGACAGGTTGCATGACAGAAGAAATGTCGAGTCCATTGTGAAAATGGTCCTTTCTTGACTCACCAAAGGTACTTGTGATGAGCGCCGGTAATTCTAAACCCTGGATTGGCCAAACAAACTCTGGTTTTGTATCCGAGATCGGCTCCTCTGCTAAAATAAAACTTGCCAAGAGACTCAATACTACAACAATACTTCTCATGTTTAGAGAAGTCTCCTGGCAGGTTCCTTTTTAGGAAAGTAGATAATGAAACTGACTTCTCATACCAATGAAGAAATTTTGGAAATTGTTAAGGCCTGCGGTGCCGGGGATGAAAAGTCCCTTCAGACTTTTTTTGACATCTATTCACAAGATATTTACAATTTCCCCATCCGTGTCTTTCACTTAAGTGAGGATGACGCTTCTGATTATTACATCTACGCCTTTGAAAGGTTGAAAACTGGAAAACGTTTCAAAAGTTTTGTAGGAAAATCCAGTTTTAAAACTTGGTTTTTTTCCGTTCTCCGAAATTTACTCATCGATTGGCAACGCACCAAAAGGGAAGTCAAAACCCAAACCGTTTCGAAAGTCAATAAAGATGGAAAAGAATACAGTACTATCGAAGACGAACCGGACAAACGTTCGGAAGCTCTCGCATTGGCTCTGGATGTTTCTGACCAGTTTCATTCTGTTCTTTCCACAATCAAAATTGAGAACCGTGTCGTATTTAAATTGTCCTTCGTTTATTATCTTCATTTGGATCCA
This genomic interval from Leptospira perdikensis contains the following:
- a CDS encoding M23 family metallopeptidase; this translates as MRSIVVVLSLLASFILAEEPISDTKPEFVWPIQGLELPALITSTFGESRKDHFHNGLDISSVMQPVKSMSKGFILYSRYAEDDPFEEERGSGNIVWVAHKNGYVSGYYHLGGSRNETVRAGKQISAGDTIGIAGNTGHSTGGHLHFVLGKDYGKTLLDPLAYLPPVEDTMPPQIANLFIHVGENFTNLNDGDNINVSKAFPLTVSIIDGGIKNSQRRGIKEVKFLFNGEAYKQANFGSLRFEDGKWKTKEGHSFDDLFFKDRYLVGILNLKAGENIIKVQTKDFSGKESERSFSINITRISGGN
- a CDS encoding sigma-70 family RNA polymerase sigma factor, which gives rise to MKLTSHTNEEILEIVKACGAGDEKSLQTFFDIYSQDIYNFPIRVFHLSEDDASDYYIYAFERLKTGKRFKSFVGKSSFKTWFFSVLRNLLIDWQRTKREVKTQTVSKVNKDGKEYSTIEDEPDKRSEALALALDVSDQFHSVLSTIKIENRVVFKLSFVYYLHLDPEEIRFVAEKTNRSDEEVRIEVLRLREELSSREEENLKMEDKITSLYLNILDLKEQKKSKAQGDSVEALYYKERLDHALAKKYEQRKKLIEKKQKGHFLVRTPYREIARILGISEGGVSVTLLRVLEKMQKKMHSMAGEE